From Maniola hyperantus chromosome 21, iAphHyp1.2, whole genome shotgun sequence, the proteins below share one genomic window:
- the LOC117992488 gene encoding uncharacterized protein produces MTSVSLEFLQDLIKEEHPDVSLQDFQGAPGSKRGDNYTSMVYRISLKGTRKHTEADGTEVIEPWQGSLIYKCLPESIICRQTFKSDELFCNEVAFYNKIWPALSTFQSKWEKVKHPFKSIPKCYLAQNDLVVLKDLKEMGFVMTDRIQGLSMEQCYFVLKHISHFHALSLAMKYYDPEGFYDLLNVHDGISEVFFLTENIEYYKSYYTEAIRNAITMVEEELKDSPDKDKYLEPFKRFCCEDTFFQTMVDRVAPREPLAVICHGDCWTNNLLFKYVNGDIAEMYIVDFQLARYASPASDLAFFIYLCLDKEQRLEHLDDLLSYYTDELYARLSEMSDGNVLDKETLSDMLQEEFKRSSLFGLGSALDMYPILTCDSNEAPNLYQEKESEVVSPSDMMPVLSSNARCRRKMTDLVIELVNGGLL; encoded by the exons ATGACCAGCGTGAGTTTGGAATTTCTCCAGGACCTGATAAAGGAAGAGCATCCTGATGTTAGTCTACAGGATTTTCAG GGTGCTCCGGGTTCCAAGCGTGGAGACAACTACACTTCCATGGTATACCGGATAAGTTTGAAAGGTACCCGCAAGCATACAGAAGCCGACGGCACAGAGGTCATCGAGCCTTGGCAAGGTTCCTTGATATATAAATGCTTACCAGAAAGCATAATATGCCGGCAGACCTTCAAGAGTGACGAGCTGTTCTGCAACGAAGTAGCTTTTTACAACAAAATATGGCCAGCATTATCCACTTTCCAGAGCAAATGGGAAAAGGTTAAGCATCCATTCAAGTCCATACCCAAATGTTACTTGGCGCAAAACGATTTGGTAGTGCTGAAAGATTTGAAGGAGATGGGTTTCGTCATGACGGACCGGATACAGGGGTTGAGCATGGAGCAATGCTATTTCGTGCTGAAGCACATATCACATTTTCATGCACTTTCATTGGCTATGAAGTATTATGATCCTGAGGGTTTCTACGACTTGCTTAACGTACATGATGGCATTTCAGAAG TATTTTTTCTCACAGAGAACATAGAATATTACAAGAGTTACTACACAGAAGCGATCCGCAACGCCATTACCATGGTGGAAGAGGAGCTCAAAGATTCTCCAGACAAGGACAAGTACCTGGAACCCTTCAAACGATTCTGCTGTGAGGATACTTTCTTCCAGACTATGGTAGACAGAGTGGCTCCTAGAGAGCCGTTGGCTGTCATCTGCCATGGCGACTGCTGGACGAATAATCTTCTCTTCAAATATGTCAATGGTGATATTGCTGag ATGTACATAGTGGATTTCCAACTGGCACGTTACGCGTCACCAGCCTCAGACCTGGCCTTCTTCATCTACCTGTGCCTGGACAAGGAACAGCGCTTAGAACACCTGGATGACTTGCTGAGCTACTATACTGACGAACTTTACGCTCGCCTGAGCGAGATGAGCGATGGGAATGTTCTGGACAAAGAGACGTTGTCTGACAT GTTACAGGAAGAGTTCAAAAGGAGCAGCCTCTTTGGGCTGGGTAGTGCGTTAGACATGTACCCAATCCTTACGTGCGACAGCAATGAAGCACCCAATCTTTATCAGGAAAAG GAAAGCGAAGTAGTCTCTCCATCAGACATGATGCCGGTCCTATCGTCCAACGCGCGGTGCAGGAGGAAAATGACAGATCTAGTCATAGAACTGGTGAATGGGggacttctataa
- the Cks85A gene encoding cyclin-dependent kinases regulatory subunit 1 yields the protein MPVDQIQYSERYTDDIYEYRHVILPPDIARLVPKSHLMTETEWRNLGVQQSPGWLHFMVHNPEPHVLLFRRPRPNAVPVDVLEYGNTASVKVTALVKALCN from the exons ATGCCAGTAGATCAAATACAATACTCAGAAAGGTACACGGACGATATTTACGAATACAG acATGTCATCCTCCCGCCAGATATTGCCCGGCTAGTCCCAAAGTCCCATCTAATGACGGAGACCGAATGGCGTAACCTCGGAGTCCAGCAGAGCCCTGGTTGGCTACACTTCATGGTGCATAACCCTGAACCCCACGTTCTACTGTTCCGAAGACCTAGACCTAATGCAGTACCTGTAGATGTGTTAGAATATGGAAATACTGCTTCAGTTAAAGTTACTGCCTTAGTTAAAGCATTATGTAATTAA
- the LOC138403830 gene encoding uncharacterized protein yields MSEQKQLKQLIKKRAIIKGKLTNFSTYLKYLKQCEETDPIQIQIELQLRLEKLEALYDEFDSFQNEIEEISEAIEDECKERQTFETLYYSLVSSGRALIASHRKLSMPSHDSMVATDAEDSSDINKPLVKVLDSNGQSHAARILLDNGSTTNFVTKDFCRKLNLNTVSAKYKVTGINNQALCGTESCSVTFESYIGCFRTGIDCIVLPIITTPQPSTNIKLQDLQIPSGICLADPSFHIPSTIDILVGADIFWSVIGTNRICLGKNKPTLFETQLGWIVSGTVRTNSKNDNICMLSSNLDFDLSRFWELDSISSKHNLTPEERACEEHFMKTTKRKPDGRFIVSLPLKESPEVLGDSYQMAKSRFLSLERKLARDSNMRQLYVEFMKEYLTLDHITEQKTFNNKACYLPHHGVLKESRTTTKLRVVYDASAATKSGKALNDILRVGPTVQDDLLSILLRFRQHKYVVTADVEKMYRQTEIFEQQRALQQILWRFDPSHPLKSYQLNTVTYGTASAPYLATRCLLQLSHEAKDPNVKRAIRHDFYVDDFLSGHTTIEDTVSLCRGVMSALSSAQLNLRKWYSNHQDILQAISGEAKISGSVDLSSDNLSKTLGLNWKCSTDALLFSIDIPSNVTVKKRHILSTIAQVFDPLGLVSPCIVEAKIIMQQLWINKCGWDDSVPTHIRQAWFEFANSLPQLNTIHIPRCVTSNSPIDMQLHIFTDASEKAYGACIYIRCLDNDGTVTTHLLASKSKVAPIKTISIPRLELSSALLGTRLGIKVLNSLTLQFSKCILWSDSTIVLGWLGSSPTHLKPFVRHRVSEIQESFADHEWRYVPSKENPADLASRGLKADALGKSSLWWSGPSFLKSDQINWPEKPKQEIQVSDLPETVVKCFHTTDETNSFSKLISNCSSLSKVQRVTALIFRFINICRNRFKRVIGNITTIESNVRSQHSPADTIEEGIHFSFIPAYILYFGDIWESAVKSVKRHLRRVLGLTYLDYEEMNTLLIQIEAILNSRPITPLSDDPSDLYPLTPAHFLIGRSLLFAPQTQISCSRISSLARFHRIELLKQHFWGRFSNEYITLLQQKTKWLQSQRHLKEGDLVVIKEKTSPPLMWLLGRIVHVLPGGDGVARVADIKTKKGIIRRAFNNICPLPTSLEDTSTPGVCSG; encoded by the exons atgagtgaacaaaaacaattaaaacagTTAATTAAAAAGCGAGCTATTATTAAAGGGAAGCTTACAAACTtcagtacttatttaaaatatcttaAACAATGTGAGGAAACAGAtcctattcaaattcaaatcgaACTTCAATTGCGGTTAGAAAAGTTAGAAGCTTTATACGATGAATTTGATAGTTTTCAGAACGAGATAGAGGAGATATCTGAAGCGATCGAGGATGAATGCAAAGAGCGTCAAACATTCGAGACGCTATACTATTCGCTCGTGTCTTCCGGTCGAGCTTTGATCGCGAGCCATCGTAAACTATCGATGCCGTCCCATGACTCCATGGTTGCGACAGACGCTGAGGATTCTTCAGATATAAACAAAC CCTTGGTTAAGGTACTTGATAGCAACGGGCAGTCGCATGCTGCCAGAATCTTGCTAGACAATGGGAGTACTACCAATTTTGTAACGAAGGACTTCTGCAGAAAGCTGAATCTCAATACGGTTTCAGCCAAATATAAGGTAACTGGTATAAATAATCAAGCTCTGTGTGGTACAGAGTCTTGTTCAGTTACATTCGAGTCTTATATTGGTTGTTTTAGGACAGGTATTGATTGTATTGTTCTGCCAATCATTACCACTCCACAACCATCGACAAACATTAAATTGCAAGATTTACAAATACCCTCAGGAATTTGCTTAGCAGATCCTTCATTCCATATTCCATCCACTATAGATATTTTAGTAGGAGCTGATATATTTTGGAGTGTGATCGGCACCAATCGCATCTGTCTAGGTAAAAATAAACCTACTCTTTTTGAAACACAGTTAGGATGGATTGTCTCTGGTACAGTGCGAACAAATAGTAAGAACGATAACATATGCATGCTAAGCAGTAACTTAGATTTTGATCTGTCACGCTTCTGGGAGTTAGATTCCATATCTTCTAAGCATAATTTAACCCCAGAAGAACGAGCGTGTGAGGAACATTTCATGAAGACCACTAAACGTAAACCTGATGGACGTTTTATTGTCTCCTTGCCTCTGAAGGAATCTCCCGAAGTTTTAGGAGATTCGTATCAAATGGCTAAGAGCAGATTTCTATCTTTGGAACGCAAGTTGGCGAGAGATTCCAACATGAGACAACTTTATGTGGAATTCATGAAAGAATATCTGACCCTCGATCACATTACAGAACAAAAAACTTTTAACAATAAAGCTTGTTATTTACCTCATCATGGTGTCTTAAAAGAATCCCGCACAACCACAAAGCTCCGCGTCGTTTACGATGCGTCCGCAGCTACCAAGTCTGGAAAGGCGCTAAACGACATTCTAAGAGTTGGGCCAACAGTACAAGACGATTTACTGTCTATACTGCTGCGTTTCAGACAACATAAGTACGTCGTTACTGCGGATGTAGAGAAGATGTACCGCCAAACGGAAATTTTCGAACAGCAACGCGCACTTCAACAAATTTTGTGGAGATTCGATCCCTCTCATCCTCTTAAAAGCTACCAGCTTAATACTGTTACTTATGGCACAGCTTCAGCGCCTTATTTAGCCACAAGATGTCTTCTTCAATTAAGTCATGAGGCAAAGGATCCAAATGTTAAACGTGCGATTCGTCATGATTTTTACGTTGATGACTTTCTGTCTGGTCATACAACTATAGAAGACACTGTATCTTTATGTCGTGGAGTAATGAGCGCTTTGTCATCCGCTCAATTGAATCTGCGTAAGTGGTACTCTAACCATCAAGATATTCTGCAAGCAATTTCTGGTGAGGCAAAGATATCGGGATCAGTAGATCTCAGCAGTGACAACCTCTCTAAAACATTAGGGTTAAATTGGAAATGTTCGACGGATGCTTTATTGTTTTCCATTGACATTCCTTCAAATGTCACTGTTAAGAAACGGCATATTTTATCAACAATTGCACAAGTTTTTGACCCGCTCGGTCTAGTTTCACCCTGTATTGTGGAAGCAAAAATCATAATGCAGCAATTGTGGATAAATAAGTGTGGTTGGGATGACTCAGTTCCTACACACATAAGACAGGCCTGGTTTGAATTTGCTAATTCATTACCACAATTAAATACAATACATATTCCCAGATGCGTTACCTCAAATTCACCCATTGATATGCAGCTTCACATATTTACAGACGCATCGGAGAAGGCTTACGGCGCATGCATTTATATAAGATGTTTAGACAATGATGGTACAGTAACAACTCATTTGTTAGCATCCAAAAGTAAGGTAGCTCCAATAAAAACCATTTCTATTCCCCGATTGGAGCTTTCGAGTGCACTACTTGGAACGAGATTAGGCATAAAAGTATTAAATTCATTGACACTTCAATTTAGTAAGTGCATTTTGTGGTCTGACTCCACCATTGTCTTGGGCTGGCTGGGCTCTTCTCCAACTCACTTGAAGCCCTTCGTTCGGCATCGAGTGTCTGAAATACAGGAAAGTTTCGCAGATCATGAGTGGCGTTACGTTCCTTCCAAAGAAAACCCGGCAGATCTCGCTTCTCGAGGTTTAAAGGCTGACGCTCTTGGTAAATCGTCGTTGTGGTGGTCAGGACCGTCTTTTTTAAAGTCTGATCAAATTAATTGGCCAGAAAAACCTAAGCAGGAAATACAAGTTTCTGACTTGCCAGAAACTGTAGTCAAATGTTTTCATACTACTGATGAAACAAACTCTTTTTCTAAATTGATAAGTAATTGTTCGTCATTGTCAAAGGTACAACGCGTTACAGCACTCATTTTTAGATTCATCAACATTTGTCGCAACAGATTTAAAAGGGTTATCGGCAATATAACAACGATTGAGTCTAACGTCCGTAGCCAGCATTCACCGGCAGACACGATCGAAGAGGGTATTCATTTCTCTTTTATTCCTGCGTATATCCTATATTTTGGGGACATTTGGGAAAGCGCGGTAAAGTCCGTTAAACGCCATTTAAGACGAGTTCTCGGTTTAACTTACTTGGACTATGAAGAAATGAACACTTTGTTGATACAGATAGAAGCAATTTTAAACTCCCGTCCAATTACTCCATTATCCGACGATCCTTCTGATCTTTACCCACTCACTCCAGCACACTTTCTAATTGGGCGATCTCTGCTTTTTGCACCACAAACTCAAATCTCATGCAGCAGAATTTCATCCCTGGCGAGGTTTCATCGCATCGAGTTGTTAAAGCAACACTTCTGGGGCCGGTTTTCAAATGAATATATCACATTACTGCAGCAAAAGACCAAGTGGTTGCAGTCACAAAGGCACCTTAAGGAAGGAGATCTTGTTGTCATAAAGGAAAAGACAAGCCCCCCGTTAATGTGGCTACTAGGAAGAATTGTCCACGTGCTGCCAGGCGGAGACGGTGTTGCGAGGGTCGCcgatataaaaactaaaaaggggATCATTCGACGAGCGTTCAACAACATTTGCCCCTTGCCAACCAGTCTTGAAGATACTTCAACGCCGGGAGTATGTTCAGGATAG